ACTATCGTGGTAGGATATGTTATCAGCGGTTTTATCATCAGTTTGATTTTAACCCTGATAACATTCGTACTTGCTGAATTGTATATAGTTATGTACGGAGGGGAGTTACTGTCGATAGAAGCCGCCTTGAAAGTTTTAGGACTGATTCTTTTTAATACAGCTTATTCCAGCATTATGATGTTTTATCTGGTATCCTGGTTTAAAAGTGTAAGCGCATTTTCAGTTGCCAACAACGTAATAGGATCCATGATCGGTTTCTTGACTGGTATTTATATTCCGATAGGTAATTTACCGGAAGCTGTCCAAACGGTGATAAAGATTTTTCCTCCATCTCATATGGCAGTATTGTTTAGGAAAATAATGATGCAACAGTCAGAAAAGATTGCTTTTGCAGGTGCTCCTTCCGAAATATTGGAAAGCTTCCGTCTGGAACTAGGGATAGCTTTAAAGGTAGGGGATAACATATTGAGTTCCCAGGCAAGCTTTTTATATGTTTTAGCATTCCTGGTATTGTTCTTTGTTTTGTCTCTTTTCAAAATTGCAAAAAAGGAAATATAGCAATGATAATAAGAATGGAATGGGTACAAATCTGTACCTATTCCATCTTACTCCAAAGCTTTTGAAATAACCGTGGACAGTGCACTCTAAAGTTGAATATAGATGTCTTTTACAGTTACCCATTTGCCATCTGTGTATGCCGAAGTATAGAATTCGGTCATATATTTTAATAATGTTACATTACGAAATATCTTGCACTGCACCTGATTATTGGACCAGTTGGGAGAATCAAAAATAACTATTGAGGCTTTACCGTCAGCTGCCTTTTTGTTGTACCCTGCTGCTATAAGCTCGTTTTTTGTTCCGAAAAAGGCAGTATATCCATTGGAGGTGCACCATTCACTTATCAAGCTTTCAAGATATGCGGTATCCGACAACTCGAGGGATGATAAGTCTACTCCAATAGATTTTACACTTTTTATAGGCTTATTCCCTTTAAATGATTCTTTGAACATGGAATAAAATGCATCTGCCTTGTTTTGTTCAGTAAGAGAAATATCTGCCTTAAGATATCCGTCTGAATCAAATGCCACTCCGTACTGGGCGGAATAAGTGTTCATTTTGGTAATTATTCGCTGTGCTTCTTTTCCTGATACAGCAGTAGGCTGATAATTATTTCGTCGGTCTGTTGAAGATATAGAACATGGGATAAACTGCACATTATCATCCTCCTGAAGCTTGCCATCAATAAAGGTGAATGTCTGCTGGAAAATGCCGGAGTCCTTGTCTTTCGGATTTTTACTACCGCCGTAGCAGAAGTTTCCAAGTGAATATGCAATATATTTTCCTTTATATTTATTTATTCCTGAAAGGACATGAGGGTGGTTTCCGATTACCAGATCATATCCCCAATCTATGCATTTGTTGCCAAGTTCTATTTGATAATCATCAACGTGGGATATCTTACCGCCCAAGGAGCTGCCCCAGTGTATGCAGGCAAGAACCAAATCTGCGCCTTGTTGCCGGAGCTTCCTGACACCATCTTCCAACCAGACTTCAACAAGTCTTCCGTCATATAATTCGTTTACAGATACAAAACCTATTTTTATCCCTTTTGTTTCGTACATACCATATATCTCGTCACTGGCATAAGCAATACCGGCTTGCGTTAATAGATCAACAGTATCCTCATACCCGGATTGCCCATAATCATATGTATGATTATTGGAAAAAGATACTGCTTCAATGGAACCCTCAGTCAGAATATCAACATATTCAGGTTTACCTATGTGATTATATAGTTTTGACTGTTTATCCTTGGATTTTGTAAGTGGACCCTCCAGATTTATAATTGAAAAATCATCCTTAGACAGAATGTCATATACATTTTTGAAAAAATAGGATTTTCCCTTGCTATCGTAAAATGCATTAAAAGAATTCTCATATGACATTGTATCATTAGTCCCAAGAGTGCAGTCACCTGCAGCTGAAACCGTAATACTTACAACTTCAGGTTCTTTAGCTGTTTCGATATCGTCGCTTGTAGGTGGATTTAAGTCTGTATCTATGTCTTTGTCAGGTTCAATTAAACTTGTATCTTCATCCAAACCAGGAGATTCAGTCTTTGTATTGTCTTCTGGGGGAGAACTGTCAGTTTTTATAAGTGGAAGGCAGCTTGTAGATGCACATATAGTAACAATCAATACAAAGAGTAAGAAGGTTGTTATTCTCAATCTATTAGAAGTTATTCTAAGCTTCATTCAAAAGTCTCCTTCAGCGTTTGTTTCAATCATTTAAGATACATCATACACATTTTTTTCCTTAACATCAATATTGGAAAAATGAAGTGAATATCCTCCTAAATTTGAGGTAAACTTTACATAGTGATTTCGACTTTCTATTGTTTAGCTA
The window above is part of the Clostridia bacterium genome. Proteins encoded here:
- a CDS encoding ABC transporter permease, which produces MKNLLKRNLLIFFRDKSSVFFSLLAVFIILGLYILFLGDIIVQGMGDMPGARFLIDSWIMAGLLAVTPATTSLGAMGTIIVDKKYGQYKDFAVSPLKRSTIVVGYVISGFIISLILTLITFVLAELYIVMYGGELLSIEAALKVLGLILFNTAYSSIMMFYLVSWFKSVSAFSVANNVIGSMIGFLTGIYIPIGNLPEAVQTVIKIFPPSHMAVLFRKIMMQQSEKIAFAGAPSEILESFRLELGIALKVGDNILSSQASFLYVLAFLVLFFVLSLFKIAKKEI
- a CDS encoding CapA family protein; the protein is MKLRITSNRLRITTFLLFVLIVTICASTSCLPLIKTDSSPPEDNTKTESPGLDEDTSLIEPDKDIDTDLNPPTSDDIETAKEPEVVSITVSAAGDCTLGTNDTMSYENSFNAFYDSKGKSYFFKNVYDILSKDDFSIINLEGPLTKSKDKQSKLYNHIGKPEYVDILTEGSIEAVSFSNNHTYDYGQSGYEDTVDLLTQAGIAYASDEIYGMYETKGIKIGFVSVNELYDGRLVEVWLEDGVRKLRQQGADLVLACIHWGSSLGGKISHVDDYQIELGNKCIDWGYDLVIGNHPHVLSGINKYKGKYIAYSLGNFCYGGSKNPKDKDSGIFQQTFTFIDGKLQEDDNVQFIPCSISSTDRRNNYQPTAVSGKEAQRIITKMNTYSAQYGVAFDSDGYLKADISLTEQNKADAFYSMFKESFKGNKPIKSVKSIGVDLSSLELSDTAYLESLISEWCTSNGYTAFFGTKNELIAAGYNKKAADGKASIVIFDSPNWSNNQVQCKIFRNVTLLKYMTEFYTSAYTDGKWVTVKDIYIQL